Within Candidatus Methanomethylicota archaeon, the genomic segment AACACCCCTATTAAGCTTAGTTCTAAAATATTCCCTAATGCTCTTCAACTCCACCAAATTCAGATTTAACCGTAAACTTTCCGATAAATTGATGAGCTCCTCATCTGATGATTCAGATATATGGAAGATGTAAACTTCTGGGGGTATATTGATTACCTCATACTTCATGGCTCGACACACTCACAAAATACTTATCTTTAATAGGATTAGCCAAAAGCCTTTCACACATATCAACAACTATCCTTTCAGCTTCACTTGGCGACTTAGATTCAACAATGAATGTATAAACTTTACCAACCCTAACTCCAAACACATCGTAGCCTAAATCCTTTAAAGCCTCCTCAACGGTTTTACCTTCAGCATCCACAAGCTCATCCTTCAACCAAACTTCAACCCTAACTTTGAATCTAGCCATAAACATCACCATCAAACTCTTCAGTTATCCTACCCTTAACCTTAACTCCCTTCAAAGCTAAATTCATAGCTAAACGTGAAAGTTTCATGGCATATCTTGTTGGATAGTTTAGGGTTAAGCAACCTAAACATACATTCTTGGAGGATATGCAATCAACAAAGTCCTCTATGGTCTGATAATTGACGCTGTCAGCACCAATGAATTTACGTATCTCTTCATCACTCCTATTAAATGCCGCCAACTCTTGGAATGTTGCCATATCAATACCATAGAAGCATGGCCCTATAATCTTTGGGAATGTTACGAAAACATGTATCTCTGAAACTCCACTCTCACGCAATGTTGAAACAAGAGTTTTCAAAGTGTCACCCCTAACAATACTATCATCTATCAATGCAATCTTCTTACCACGCAACCTATCAAACATAATATTGTACTTGTGTTGTAAAATTACCCTTCTATCCTCAGGGAACAATATGAAAGCCCTCTGCTTAACATACCTATCCCTAACGATCCATTGCTGCAACGGTTTACCTGAAACTTCATGGAATCCATAGGCTGCATCCACAGCAGTTTGAGGAACTGGAACAACACAGTCAACCCTACTTGCAATATCACTATATCTAATGGCAAGCTTCCTACCAAGATCTTGCCTAACTTCACAAACATATTTACCATTAAACTTAGAGTCAGGTCTAGCGAAATATGCAAATTCAAATGAACATAAATGTTCACCGGGGCTATCTGCAATCTTAACAATTTCATTTCCACCTTCCTTAGAAAACATGTGGAGGAAGCCTGGTTTCACAACTTTAAAATCCCTAATCCCATTGGCATTTAACGCTACACTTTCAGATGCAACTATTAGCATACTTCCATCACCACTGAATCCATAAACTAGAGGCCTAATACCATATGGATCTCTGAAGAATATTAGAGTTCCATCATTTAGTAATGCGGTGACAGAGTATGCTCCATCCACCATCTCCATAACATTTTTAACGCTATCTTTAATGCTGTAACCCTTGTTAAGCCAATGCAACATCATCAAAGCAAGAACCTCGGAATCGGAAGTCCCCCTAAACTTGTATCCAGCATTGGATAAGTACCTTCTAAGACTATTAACGTTCACTATGTTACCATTATATGCCAAGCAAAGTTTAATATCATCACCAACGATTATTGGCTGAGCATCTAAAGCTAAATTGAATTTTGAGGATTCACCACTAGTAGCGTATCTCACATGGCCAATACCAACATCCCCCGTAAGCTGCTTAGCCATGGAAGTAATTTTATCAATGGGGATATCGGAGATCAATCCAAGATCCTTTAATGAGTGGAAATCTCCATCATAGGTTACAATACCATACGATTGATGCCCCCTATGATTCAATGAAACCAAAGACCAATACAAGTATTCCAGTACACTACCACCATCAAACCTATATACAGCGGAAACACCACAGTTGTGTCTTAAATAATCCATGGGAGGTACCTCTCTAAATGAACTCCTCCAACCCCTTTAAGGGTAATTCATCAATACATCGACCTAAAGCTATAACTTCATATGCACCCCTAACCCTCCAAGCCACCTGCCTAATAACATCCATAGGTATCTGTGGAGGAGCTCCAGCACCATTAAACCCTTTAGCCATCAAATATGCCCTCAAAAACTCCTTATCCAAACAATATCTCTCTTGAGGTTTACCAACACAATAATACTTCTTAACCCATATCCTAGCTGAATCATGTGTGGGAGCTTCATCTATCTGTATCAATTCACCCTTAAACCTTCCAAACTCAAGTTTAATGTCAGCAATAATTAAGCCAACACTCTCAGCAACACTATTATAGTATGAGTATAGTTTAAGGGATGCTTCTTCAAGTTCACCCCACTCATCACGTGAAACAAGACCTCTATCAATAGCTTCACCCTTACTAATCTCCACATCATGACCAACATCAGATTTCGTTGTAGGGGAGAGTATTGGTTGAGGAAGCTTCTCAGCATAACTTAAACCATTGGGGAGCTCAACACCAGATATCACCCTCTTACCACTCGAATAACTTCTCC encodes:
- the purS gene encoding phosphoribosylformylglycinamidine synthase subunit PurS, yielding MARFKVRVEVWLKDELVDAEGKTVEEALKDLGYDVFGVRVGKVYTFIVESKSPSEAERIVVDMCERLLANPIKDKYFVSVSSHEV
- a CDS encoding amidophosphoribosyltransferase yields the protein MDYLRHNCGVSAVYRFDGGSVLEYLYWSLVSLNHRGHQSYGIVTYDGDFHSLKDLGLISDIPIDKITSMAKQLTGDVGIGHVRYATSGESSKFNLALDAQPIIVGDDIKLCLAYNGNIVNVNSLRRYLSNAGYKFRGTSDSEVLALMMLHWLNKGYSIKDSVKNVMEMVDGAYSVTALLNDGTLIFFRDPYGIRPLVYGFSGDGSMLIVASESVALNANGIRDFKVVKPGFLHMFSKEGGNEIVKIADSPGEHLCSFEFAYFARPDSKFNGKYVCEVRQDLGRKLAIRYSDIASRVDCVVPVPQTAVDAAYGFHEVSGKPLQQWIVRDRYVKQRAFILFPEDRRVILQHKYNIMFDRLRGKKIALIDDSIVRGDTLKTLVSTLRESGVSEIHVFVTFPKIIGPCFYGIDMATFQELAAFNRSDEEIRKFIGADSVNYQTIEDFVDCISSKNVCLGCLTLNYPTRYAMKLSRLAMNLALKGVKVKGRITEEFDGDVYG
- a CDS encoding phosphoribosylaminoimidazolesuccinocarboxamide synthase; translated protein: MEKYPNPFSDGGFVDAVRYSNLNFPLLRRGKVRDIYDLGNHLILFHSDRISAFDVVLRELIPMKGIYLNKLTAFWFERTKHIFPNHFVEMVDDRSIKVVKANRIDIEWIVRGYLYGSAWRSYSSGKRVISGVELPNGLSYAEKLPQPILSPTTKSDVGHDVEISKGEAIDRGLVSRDEWGELEEASLKLYSYYNSVAESVGLIIADIKLEFGRFKGELIQIDEAPTHDSARIWVKKYYCVGKPQERYCLDKEFLRAYLMAKGFNGAGAPPQIPMDVIRQVAWRVRGAYEVIALGRCIDELPLKGLEEFI